Proteins from a genomic interval of Chanodichthys erythropterus isolate Z2021 chromosome 8, ASM2448905v1, whole genome shotgun sequence:
- the LOC137025041 gene encoding aerolysin-like protein has product MSYPTTLELIGGQGGGPFSFTGENNGASLEKIGVWVGGWQVKAVRVWLSDGRVQTFGEPAGDHQEYKFQPGECFTSLSLWGNGAGTRLGAIKFKTSLGREFFAKMTSWGLKTEYPMDVGSGFCLGVVGRGGADIDCMGFMFLNAVQSTVLTDVNYPTINQLIPKVTVEEIKSLTFRNNSSVTQKQKVESSKKITNKSSWSVSASLTATFSMEVKAGIPEIAEVTAGYSISVGLESTYSQEYSDERTETLSTDVDVPPGKKVDVNVTIGRASFDMPYTGTVKITCKNGSVLQYETKGTYRGVTYTDIKVETKESPL; this is encoded by the coding sequence ATGTCCTACCCAACAACTCTAGAGCTAATTGGTGGACAAGGAGGTGGTCCATTTTCATTTACTGGTGAGAACAACGGTGCCAGTTTAGAGAAGATCGGGGTTTGGGTTGGAGGATGGCAGGTGAAGGCTGTCAGGGTTTGGCTTTCAGATGGGAGAGTTCAAACTTTTGGAGAACCAGCTGGAGATCATCAAGAGTACAAGTTCCAGCCTGGTGAGTGTTTCACCTCACTGTCCTTGTGGGGGAACGGAGCAGGAACACGTCTTGGAGCTATCAAATTCAAAACCAGTCTTGGGAGAGAATTCTTTGCAAAGATGACAAGCTGGGGTTTAAAAACAGAATATCCCATGGATGTCGGCTCTGGATTTTGTTTGGGAGTTGTAGGAAGAGGTGGTGCCGACATCGACTGCATGGGATTCATGTTTCTCAATGCAGTTCAATCAACAGTTCTCACCGATGTCAACTATCCCACTATCAACCAACTGATACCAAAGGTGACAGTAGAAGAAATCAAATCCCTCACTTTCAGGAACAACTCCTCAGTCactcaaaaacaaaaagttGAAAGCTCCAAGAAAATAACCAACAAATCTTCATGGTCTGTGAGTGCAAGTTTGACAGCAACATTTAGTATGGAAGTGAAGGCTGGCATTCCAGAGATTGCAGAAGTTACAGCAGGATACAGTATCAGCGTTGGACTTGAAAGTACTTACAGTCAGGAGTATTCAGACGAGAGAACCGAAACTCTGTCTACTGATGTCGATGTGCCACCAGGGAAGAAGGTGGATGTTAATGTCACCATTGGAAGAGCCTCTTTTGACATGCCTTACACTGGCACAGTGAAGATCACCTGCAAGAATGGCAGTGTGTTACAGTACGAAACCAAGGGCACATACAGAGGCGTCACTTACACTGATATCAAAGTGGAGACTAAGGAATCTCCTCTGTAA